The window AGCATGTCGAGGTCGCCGCTGTACTCCTCGGGCCGGGTCAGCACGTATCGCGTCTCCCGGGGATCGAGTATCTCCCACTCGATACCAAGCTGGTGGACGGCGTCGCGCATGGCCGGGAACCGGTCCGGCGGCGGGACGGTTTCCGGCGTCCCGGGTGCAGTGGTCAGAAGGATGGCCGCCAAAACCAGATCGGCACCGGTCATGAATAAGTCCTCCCGAGTCGGAGCGACCAAGACGATCGCCCGGCCGCAAGCGCGCGGACACCCGAACGGGCCAGAACCGCGGCACGGAAAAAGCGGAAAAATAAGAGAAAACGATTCCGTCGGGTCGGGGAGAGTCGGGCGGGCGGTTAAATAGAGCCGTCTGGAATGGCGGCGGAAACCGGCCCGGCTTCGGCGATCCTGGTATCCCGACCCGAGTTACCACGTCGCCAGGCAGCGACGTCAGTAGCGGCGATCAAAAGGCCGCGAGGAGGAGCGGGTCGGAAAGGCGGGCAGTCTTCTATCCCGCACGAAAGAAAAATACAAGACAATTTCGATGCCGTGTGCAGAAAATTTAAAAATCTTGAGTAGAAGCCTAAAAATCACATCGTACACAAAGTCGTAAACTATTTGATAAAAACAGGTTGCGACAAATCGTGAGTAGTTGTCACCGTCGGGAATAGCGGCAAGAATACATGTGTTCACTATTCGTTTCGGTTCCGAAGTGCTCGATTGTAGAGCATGGTCGCCGCATTTTTGTGCAGGCCACATGTTCTGTTCTAAGTTCTCTCAAAGATTGATGTTTCGCCCCCTACAAACAGAGTAACCGGCACAATCTGCACAATGAGAAAGATTATTGCCAAGCCGCGGGTCGGTATCCTATTCTATGCAGCCACCATGCCTGGATGTTCGGCGATTCTTCGCTGAGCCCGACTATAATCCAGGCGATATCTGCCCCATAAGTGTTACGCTCGATATCTTTTTTGCTCGGGATTGGCGGTGATGTGGGGTGCGAATGGTAGATCGCCAGAACCTCGTTTGCGTCGACTCGCATCAATCGGTAGGCTTCAAAAACACTTCGGGGCTCGGTCGCAAACTCGCTCGGACTATTGAGTTCGTTCACGAGTGGGATGGATCTCTCGACGACTCCCACCTCGTCCGCAATTTTTCCGATCAGGAATCCGCAACACTCGTTCGGGAGTTCGGCTCTCGCATGAGTGATCATCGCCTGCAAGATGGGCGGCGGTATGACGAGGCGATAGGGTTGATGTGGGAGTTCATTCATCTCGACGAATGCCCCTTATGCTCGGAAGGTGTCGATCGACGGCATCAGGGGACGAAACGGCAGGGCGACGTTATCGTAAAACTCTCGCGGGCTTTTGGCCTCGTTTGACCGGACCACTCACCATGCTGCACGTAGCCCTCTGGGAGCCGGAGATTCCGCCGAATACGGGCAACGTCGCCCGGCTCTGCGCGGCCACGGGAGCCCGCCTCCACCTCGTCGGGCGGCTCGGCTTCCGGCTGGACGACCAGTCCGTCAAACGGGCCGGACTCGATTACTGGCCCGCGGTCGACCTCGTCCGGCACGTCACGTTCGAGGACTTTGAAATATCCCTCGGGGCGACCCGCATCTGGTGCGTGGATAACCCGGCGGAGCGGGCGCACACGCGAGCCGATTTCCACGCGGATGACTGTTTGCTGTTCGGCAGTGAAGGAAAGGGCTTGCCCCCGGGCGTCCGCGAGCGGTACACCGACCGCTTAATCGGTATCCCCATGCCGTCCGGTAAAGTCCGCAGTCTCAACCTGGCCACCGCCGTCGGCATTGTGCTGTACGAGGCGCTGCGCCAAGTGCATGGTTGGTAGAATCGGACCCGCGGGTTCCCTCGTTCGCCTCGTTCGCCCGTCCCACCCTGCGTTCGCCACCCGCGGCTGGTCGATTCATCGCCGGTGTGATGTCCCGCACCCGCGCGGCACGCACCGGAGGGACGGACGAATGGGGGAGCTGGTCCTCGCACTGCCGGCGCTCGGCGAACTGGCCGCTTACGTCCACAAGACGCTCTGCCAGCAGGACTCGCTCGACCCGGACCTGACCCCGCTGCACCGCACGACGCTCGCTCGAGCCGGGCGGCCCTGCGGGGCGGTATTTCACGTCGAGGGTCCGCGCATGCTCCGGACGTCCGCCGTGTGGGCGGCGGACGACCACCGGATCATCTTCTACGACTCGACCGGCCAGCGTTCCCGCGCCATCCGGCTCAGCGAGTCGCCCGACCCGGCGGACCTTGCGGCCCGCAAGCCCGACCGGCGACCGGCGCGGGTGGCGTGAGAGCGCCTTGGAGCGCGCTACTCTTTCTTCTCGATCCCGCCCTTGATGAGATAGATGTTTGCGGTCACGGAGATCACGCCAGCAGCCGCCCCGATGACGGCCACGCTGACCCCGAGTTGTTCCCAGGACGTGATCTGCTTGTCGTGGATGGCGGCGCAGAGTACGAACAGGCCGCCGAGGAAGCATCCCGCGATCACGAGGAACGCCAGGACGCGGACCAGGTTCCAGGCAATGCTGAACGCGATCAGAAATCCGACGACCGCCGCCGCGTTTTTGTGGGATGACAGCTTGGGGCTCGGCCCCAAACCCCGCCGGAGGGGTGGGACCCCTCCGGACCTCCTCACTTGCTCCCGACCCGCGGCCGGATCCCCGAGCGGATCCGGCCGCGGGTCGCTCGCAGGGGTCCGGGTTGATTGCGGCAGGAAGACAGTGACTCTTCGTCGGTTCTCGAA is drawn from Fimbriiglobus ruber and contains these coding sequences:
- a CDS encoding M67 family metallopeptidase: MNELPHQPYRLVIPPPILQAMITHARAELPNECCGFLIGKIADEVGVVERSIPLVNELNSPSEFATEPRSVFEAYRLMRVDANEVLAIYHSHPTSPPIPSKKDIERNTYGADIAWIIVGLSEESPNIQAWWLHRIGYRPAAWQ
- a CDS encoding tRNA (cytidine(34)-2'-O)-methyltransferase → MLHVALWEPEIPPNTGNVARLCAATGARLHLVGRLGFRLDDQSVKRAGLDYWPAVDLVRHVTFEDFEISLGATRIWCVDNPAERAHTRADFHADDCLLFGSEGKGLPPGVRERYTDRLIGIPMPSGKVRSLNLATAVGIVLYEALRQVHGW